The following proteins are encoded in a genomic region of Streptomyces gobiensis:
- a CDS encoding cytidine deaminase — translation MLARMSDAQPMDPEDRKIITLARSARARNAVPEGAAVRDETGRTYVAGTVALASLKLSALQTAVAMAVASGAKSLEAAAVVSDADDLAAADLAAVHDLGGPATPVLLAAADGSLRATVSAG, via the coding sequence ATGCTCGCTCGTATGAGTGACGCTCAGCCCATGGACCCCGAAGACCGCAAGATCATCACGCTCGCGCGCAGCGCCCGTGCCCGTAACGCCGTGCCCGAGGGCGCGGCCGTACGCGACGAGACCGGCCGCACCTATGTCGCGGGCACCGTGGCGCTGGCCTCGCTCAAGCTGAGCGCGCTGCAGACCGCCGTCGCCATGGCGGTGGCCTCCGGAGCCAAGTCCCTGGAGGCCGCGGCGGTCGTCTCGGACGCGGACGATCTCGCCGCCGCCGATCTCGCCGCCGTTCATGACCTCGGCGGCCCAGCCACCCCCGTTCTCCTCGCCGCCGCCGACGGCTCGCTCCGCGCCACGGTCAGCGCGGGCTGA
- the ybeY gene encoding rRNA maturation RNase YbeY → MSIDVNNESGEEIDEQAILDIARYALGRMRIHPLSELSVIVVDAGAMEQLHLQWMDLPGPTDVMSFPMDELRPPAKEEEEAPQGLLGDIVLCPEVAKRQGEQAPTQHSMDEELHLLTVHGVLHLLGYDHEEPSEKAEMFGLQKAIVDGWRAERGLTGPSPAPTTT, encoded by the coding sequence ATGTCGATCGACGTCAACAACGAATCCGGCGAGGAAATCGATGAGCAGGCGATCCTCGACATCGCCCGCTACGCCCTGGGCCGGATGCGTATCCACCCGCTCTCCGAGCTCTCGGTCATCGTCGTCGACGCCGGCGCCATGGAGCAGCTTCATCTGCAGTGGATGGACCTGCCGGGACCGACCGATGTGATGTCCTTCCCGATGGACGAGCTGCGCCCGCCCGCCAAGGAGGAAGAGGAGGCCCCCCAGGGACTTCTCGGCGACATCGTGCTCTGTCCGGAGGTCGCCAAGCGGCAGGGCGAGCAGGCACCGACGCAGCACTCCATGGACGAGGAGCTCCACCTCCTGACCGTCCATGGCGTGCTGCATCTGCTCGGCTACGACCATGAGGAGCCCTCCGAGAAGGCCGAGATGTTCGGTCTGCAGAAGGCCATCGTCGACGGCTGGCGGGCGGAGCGCGGCCTGACGGGCCCCTCCCCGGCTCCCACCACGACATGA
- the era gene encoding GTPase Era: MSDPSPQPAHRAGFACFVGRPNAGKSTLTNALVGTKVAITSTRPQTTRHTVRGIVHRPEAQLVLVDTPGLHKPRTLLGERLNDVVRTTWAEVDVIGFCIPADQKLGPGDRFIAGELAGLKKTPKVAIITKTDLVDSKTLAEQLIAVDQLGKELGIEWAEIVPVSAVGEKQIELLAELLVPLLPEGPALYPDGDLTDEPEQVMVGELIREAALEGVRDELPHSIAVVVEEMIPREGRPADKPLLDVHANVYIERPSQKGIVIGPKGQRLKEVGTKSRKHIEALLGTPVYLDLHVKVAKDWQRDPKQLRKLGF; the protein is encoded by the coding sequence ATGAGCGATCCTTCCCCCCAGCCCGCGCACCGCGCTGGCTTCGCATGCTTCGTCGGCCGCCCGAATGCGGGCAAGTCGACCCTGACCAACGCACTCGTGGGCACGAAGGTCGCGATCACCTCCACCCGGCCGCAGACCACCCGGCACACCGTGCGCGGCATCGTGCACCGGCCCGAGGCCCAGCTGGTGCTCGTTGACACCCCCGGTCTGCACAAGCCGCGCACGCTGCTCGGCGAGCGGCTCAACGACGTCGTACGGACCACCTGGGCCGAGGTCGACGTCATCGGCTTCTGTATCCCGGCCGACCAGAAGCTCGGCCCCGGCGACCGTTTTATCGCGGGCGAGCTGGCGGGCCTGAAGAAGACCCCGAAGGTCGCGATCATCACCAAGACCGACCTGGTCGACTCCAAGACCCTGGCCGAACAGCTCATCGCCGTCGACCAGCTCGGCAAGGAGCTGGGCATCGAGTGGGCCGAGATCGTACCGGTCTCGGCCGTCGGCGAGAAGCAGATCGAGCTGCTGGCTGAGCTGCTGGTGCCGCTCCTCCCCGAGGGCCCGGCCCTTTACCCGGACGGCGATCTCACGGACGAGCCGGAGCAGGTCATGGTCGGCGAGCTGATCCGGGAGGCCGCGCTGGAGGGCGTACGGGATGAACTCCCGCACTCCATCGCGGTGGTGGTCGAGGAGATGATCCCGCGCGAGGGCCGCCCGGCGGACAAGCCGCTGCTCGATGTGCACGCGAACGTCTACATCGAGCGTCCCAGCCAGAAGGGCATCGTCATCGGTCCCAAGGGCCAGCGGCTGAAGGAGGTCGGCACCAAGTCCCGCAAGCACATCGAGGCACTGCTGGGCACCCCGGTCTACCTCGACCTCCATGTGAAGGTCGCCAAGGACTGGCAACGCGACCCCAAGCAACTCCGCAAACTGGGCTTCTGA
- a CDS encoding CBS domain-containing protein → MAQQVREIMTSPPVTVESQERVHEVARRMREEDIGAVLVTEGNELRGLVTDRDLVVRLLAEEGDLSDKSVQEACSDELVAVSPDDGIDRAVQLMRERAVRRLPVVEGSRAVGIVSLGDLAVERDPGSALSDISAAEPNE, encoded by the coding sequence ATGGCGCAGCAGGTTCGCGAGATCATGACGAGTCCTCCGGTCACGGTGGAGTCGCAGGAGCGGGTCCACGAGGTCGCCAGGCGCATGCGCGAGGAGGACATCGGCGCGGTGCTGGTCACCGAAGGAAATGAGCTCCGTGGCCTGGTCACCGACCGTGACCTGGTGGTGCGGCTACTCGCCGAGGAAGGCGATCTCAGCGATAAGAGCGTGCAGGAGGCCTGCAGTGACGAGCTGGTCGCCGTCTCGCCCGATGACGGGATCGACCGAGCGGTGCAGCTGATGCGCGAGCGTGCCGTACGCCGCCTGCCCGTGGTGGAGGGTAGCCGTGCGGTGGGGATCGTTTCCCTCGGGGACCTGGCAGTCGAGCGGGACCCGGGGTCGGCACTCAGCGACATCAGCGCCGCCGAACCCAACGAGTAA
- a CDS encoding hemolysin family protein, whose amino-acid sequence MTAQLLAAAVLLTVIAWLAACAETGLARTTSFSAEEAVRNGRRGSAKLAVVAADPTRYLNLALLLRVASEMAAGVLVTFASIRYFEETWQALTVAITVMVLVSFVAVGVSPRTIGRQHPLNTATASAYVLVPLARVMGPVPQLLILLGNAMTPGKGFRKGPFASEAELRAMVDLAQSEQLIEDEERRMVHSVFELGDTLVREVMVPRTDLVAIERYKTIRQALTLALRSGYSRIPVTGDNEDDVVGIVYLKDLARKVHISRDAESELVSTAIRPAVFVPDTKNAGDLLREMQRDRNHVAVVVDEYGGTAGIVTIEDILEEIVGEITDEYDRELPPVEELGKGSYRVTARLDIGDLGDLYGLDDFDDADVETVGGLLAKLLGKVPIAGATAVVDVSTDRADPTLTGLRLTAESTAGRRNHIDRILVEPVRAEFEAV is encoded by the coding sequence ATGACCGCCCAGCTTCTCGCCGCCGCCGTCCTGCTGACGGTGATCGCCTGGCTGGCCGCCTGCGCGGAGACCGGGCTGGCCCGTACGACCAGCTTCAGCGCCGAGGAAGCGGTACGCAACGGGCGGCGCGGCAGCGCCAAGCTCGCCGTGGTCGCCGCCGACCCCACCCGCTACCTCAACCTGGCGCTGCTGCTGCGCGTCGCCAGCGAGATGGCGGCCGGGGTGCTCGTCACCTTCGCCTCCATCCGGTACTTCGAGGAGACCTGGCAGGCACTGACCGTCGCCATCACCGTGATGGTGCTGGTGTCCTTTGTCGCCGTCGGAGTCTCACCGCGCACCATCGGCCGGCAGCACCCGCTCAACACCGCCACCGCGAGCGCCTATGTGCTCGTCCCGCTGGCCCGCGTGATGGGCCCCGTCCCCCAGCTGCTGATCCTCCTCGGTAACGCGATGACGCCCGGTAAGGGCTTCCGCAAGGGCCCCTTCGCCTCCGAGGCCGAGCTGCGCGCGATGGTCGACCTGGCCCAGTCGGAGCAGCTGATCGAGGACGAGGAGCGCCGTATGGTGCACTCCGTCTTCGAGCTGGGTGACACGCTGGTGCGTGAGGTGATGGTGCCGCGCACCGACCTGGTCGCCATCGAGCGGTACAAGACCATCCGCCAGGCGCTCACCCTCGCCCTGCGCTCCGGCTACTCCCGGATCCCGGTGACCGGGGACAACGAGGACGATGTCGTCGGCATTGTGTACCTGAAGGATCTGGCCCGGAAGGTGCACATCAGCCGGGATGCCGAGTCCGAGCTGGTCTCCACGGCGATACGGCCCGCGGTCTTCGTCCCCGACACCAAGAACGCGGGTGATCTGCTGCGCGAGATGCAGCGCGACCGCAACCATGTCGCGGTCGTTGTCGACGAGTACGGCGGCACCGCCGGAATCGTCACCATCGAGGACATTCTGGAAGAGATCGTCGGCGAGATCACCGATGAGTACGACCGTGAGCTGCCGCCCGTCGAGGAGCTGGGCAAGGGCAGCTACCGGGTCACCGCCCGGCTCGATATCGGCGACCTCGGCGATCTCTACGGCCTCGACGACTTCGACGACGCGGATGTCGAGACCGTCGGCGGGCTGCTGGCCAAGCTGTTGGGCAAGGTCCCCATCGCGGGCGCCACTGCCGTGGTCGACGTCTCCACGGACCGCGCCGACCCCACCCTGACGGGGCTGCGGCTCACCGCCGAGTCCACGGCGGGCCGCCGTAACCACATCGACAGGATCCTCGTCGAACCGGTGCGAGCAGAATTCGAGGCGGTCTAG